A region from the Colius striatus isolate bColStr4 chromosome 12, bColStr4.1.hap1, whole genome shotgun sequence genome encodes:
- the LOC133626491 gene encoding carboxypeptidase N subunit 2-like, with amino-acid sequence MPHSCRLVIYVLLGLGSLLVGGLSPPCPPTCQCYDTSKIFCSDERMREIPAGLPGNATQLFFVETALSSVRSGALGSSAALTKLVFLNNDIQLLEAGAFQGLPSLAELEVSGSPLAAVSPGVLQGLPGLSKLSLRANAIRALQPGLFGSACRLQDLRLPGNRIDALPHGIFRPLRRLHSLDLSQNLLSELPPGLLAPLAALRLLKLSDNMLARVPPGAFGALGRLAELHLDGNRLEELPAGALAGLGGLRQLQLQHNALASLAPDVFAGLPNLTILSLEGNRLAALPAALFSGTPRLLHLSLARNLLETLPQGLFANLSALQTLELSHNAMGHLPAGVFQGLAGLTVLQLSHNNLSRLGAELLAELPLLTALLLDNNLLARLPPGLFDANEELVRVELADNPWACDCHLAYLLGWLQSFAEPLTHARASCASPAALEGRPLLEVPQGQLECPAAAEGWDGQRREDAPGGCTYSNPEGTVSVACDATSCQQLSLRLPPPPSPPPPGQVAGPGPAYQGSWVLRSRCGTLQVSVSITAQSEVVTTMPASLTEP; translated from the exons ATGCCACACTCG TGCAGGCTGGTGATCTACGTGCTGCTGGGGTTAGGGTCCCTGTTGGTGGGGGGGCTGTCCCCACCCTGTCCCCCCACCTGCCAGTGCTACGACACGTCCAAAATCTTCTGCTCGGATGAGAGGATGCGGGAGATCCCAGCGGGGCTGCCAGGGAACGCCACTCAGCTCTTCTTCGTGGAGACAGCCCTGAGCAGCGTCCGCAGCGGGGCCCTGGGCTCCAGCGCCGCCCTCACCAAGCTGGTCTTCCTCAACAACGACATCCAGTTGCTGGAGGCCGGCGCCTTtcaggggctgcccagcctggccGAGCTGGAGGTGTCGGGCAGCCCCTTGGCAGCAGTCAGCCCCGGGGTACTGCAGGGGCTGCCCGGCCTCAGCAAGCTCTCGCTGCGTGCCAACGCCATCCGCGCCCTGCAGCCGGGGCTCTTCGGCAGCGCCTGCCGCCTGCAGGACCTGCGCCTGCCGGGGAACAGGATCGACGCGCTGCCCCACGGCATCTTCCGCCCGCTGCGGCGGCTCCACAGCCTGGACCTCTCGCAGAACTTACTGTCCGAGCTGCCGCCCGGGCTGCTGGCTCCCCTGGCCGCCCTCCGCCTGCTCAAGCTCAGTGACAACATGCTGGCGCGGGTGCCCCCCGGCGCTTTCGGGGCGCTGGGCCGGCTGGCTGAGCTGCACCTGGATGGCAACCGGCTGGAGGAGCTGCCGGCCGGCGCCTTGGccgggctgggggggctgcggcagctgcagctgcagcacaatgCCCTGGCCAGCCTGGCCCCAGACGTCTTTGCCGGTCTCCCCAACCTCACCATCCTCAGCCTGGAGGGCAACCGCCTGGCGGCCCTGCCTGCCGCCCTCTTCTCGGGCACCCCTCGCCTCCTCCACCTCTCGCTGGCTCGCAACCTCCTGGAGACGCTGCCCCAGGGGCTCTTTGCCAACTTGTCAGCGCTGCAGACGCTGGAGCTGTCGCACAACGCCATGGGCCACCTCCCCGCTGGGGTCTTCCAGGGGCTGGCGGGGCTgactgtgctgcagctgagccaCAACAACCTCTCCAGGCTGGGAGCCGAGCTGCTGGCTGAGCTGCCCCTCCTCACCGCCCTGCTGCTGGACAACAACCTCCTGGCCCGTCTGCCCCCCGGGCTCTTCGATGCCAACGAGGAGCTGGTGCGTGTGGAGCTGGCTGACAACCCCTGGGCCTGTGACTGCCACCTGGCCTATCTcctgggctggctgcagagcTTCGCCGAGCCCCTGACCCACGCGCGAGCCTCCTGCGCCAGCCCGGCCGCTCTGGAGGGCCGGCCGCTGCTGGAGGTGCCGCAGGGGCAGCTGGAGTGCCCGGCAGCGGCCGAGGGCTGGGACGGCCAGCGGCGGGAGGATGCTCCGGGGGGATGCACCTACAGCAACCCCGAGGGCACGGTAAGCGTGGCCTGTGATGCCacaagctgccagcagctcagccttcgcctccctcctcccccttctcctcctcctcccgggCAGgtggccgggccggggccggcgtaCCAGGGCAGCTGGGTGCTGCGCTCCCGCTGCGGCACACTGCAGGTCAGTGTCTCCATCACCGCGCAGAGTGAGGTTGTGACCACGATGCCAGCTTCCCTCACTGAGCCCTAG